One Prunus dulcis chromosome 7, ALMONDv2, whole genome shotgun sequence DNA segment encodes these proteins:
- the LOC117636004 gene encoding probable arabinosyltransferase ARAD1 has protein sequence MAERHASSLAVNTRKSLFCLFILTSTLFILSWFFVLRSTGSPHFIDHKLLPNSKLLAMIDSGISGSESQNDVEPSVGNRSILVDKEEEEKPTISSQDKEASQANNDVKCNTNGKLALKVFMYDLPHEFHFGLLDWKPQGRSVWPDLQTKVPAYPGGLNLQHSIEYWLTLDILASELPNPPNVRTAIRVQNSSEADIIFIPFFSSLSYNRFSKINPHQKKSNNKLLQDKLVKYVTAQQEWKISGGRDHLIVAHHPNSLLDGRMKLWPATFILSDFGRYPPNIANVEKDIIAPYKHVIKSYVNDSSTFDSRPTLLYFQGAIYRKDGGFVRQELFYLLQDEKDVHFTFGSVQKDGIKKASQGMHTSKFCLNIAGDTPSSNRLFDAIASHCVPVIISDDIELPYEDVLDYSEFCIFVRTRDALKKNFLVNLTRSIGMDEWTQMWRRLQEVQKFYEFQYPSKEGDAVQMIWQAVARKVPAIRMKLNKSRRFSRSYVRKEKGLSRIPSPSNFW, from the exons ATGGCTGAAAGGCATGCCTCATCTCTCGCGGTTAATACGCGgaaatctttgttttgtttatttatacttaCATCAACACTCTTCATATTATCTTGGTTCTTTGTGTTGCGTTCAACGGGCAGTCCTCACTTTATTGACCATAAATTATTACCcaattccaagcttcttgCTATGATTGATAGTGGTATTTCTGGAAGTGAGAGTCAAAATGATGTTGAACCCTCAGTTGGGAATCGATCAATCCTCGTggataaagaagaagaagaaaaaccaacAATTTCGTCCCAAGACAAAGAAGCATCCCAAGCTAACAATGATGTGAAATGTAACACCAATGGAAAATTAGCTCTCAAGGTATTCATGTATGATTTACCCCatgaatttcattttggaCTTTTAGATTGGAAACCCCAAGGACGTAGTGTTTGGCCAGATCTTCAAACTAAAGTACCTGCTTATCCTGGTGGGTTGAATTTGCAACACAGTATAGAATATTGGCTGACATTGGACATCCTTGCTTCAGAACTTCCCAATCCCCCAAATGTACGTACTGCAATAAGAGTGCAGAATTCTAGTGAAGCTGACATTATTTTTATAccattcttttcttccttaagCTATAATCGGTTCTCGAAGATAAATCCACACCAAAAGAAGAGTAATAACAAGTTGCTGCAAGATAAATTGGTTAAGTACGTAACAGCTCAACAGGAATGGAAGATATCAGGGGGAAGAGACCACTTAATTGTGGCTCACCATCCAAATAGCCTTCTAGACGGAAGGATGAAGCTTTGGCCTGCAACATTCATACTTTCAGACTTTGGGAGGTATCCTCCAAACATAGCAAATGTAGAGAAAGACATCATTGCCCCCTACAAGCATGTAATCAAATCCTATGTGAATGACTCGTCTACTTTCGATAGTCGTCCAACTTTGCTATACTTTCAAGGTGCAATATATCGAAAAGAT GGTGGCTTTGTTCGGCAAGAGTTATTCTATCTCCTACAAGACGAAAAAGATGTACATTTTACATTTGGGAGTGTTCAAAAAGATGGAATCAAGAAGGCTTCACAGGGAATGCACACCTCAAAATTCTGCCTCAACATAGCCGGTGACACCCCATCATCAAATCGTCTTTTTGATGCTATTGCTAGCCACTGTGTCCCTGTCATCATCAGTGATGATATTGAACTCCCATATGAGGATGTGCTTGACTACTCTGAGTTCTGCATCTTCGTTCGAACAAGGGATGctcttaaaaaaaactttctcGTAAACCTCACCAGGAGCATTGGGATGGATGAGTGGACGCAAATGTGGAGGAGGTTGCAGGAGGTTCAAAAATTCTATGAGTTTCAGTACCCATCAAAGGAGGGTGATGCTGTCCAGATGATATGGCAAGCAGTTGCTCGCAAGGTTCCTGCTATAAGAATGAAGTTAAACAAGTCTAGACGATTCTCTCGTTCATATGTCCGCAAGGAGAAGGGGTTAAGCAGGATACCATCACCAAGTAACTTTTGGTAA